GAATATAACGTCATGACATCTGCATCCTTGCTCACTTCATCCCTCCTTTCACTAGAGGTATAGTTTATGCTATTCATTACGGCCAGAGGGGTATGGACAAACATAAGAGATAATGAAAAAGGGCTTATTTCTCAATAAAAAGGAGGCTTACCTTGGACTGGAAAGAACATTTTACAAAAGACATCGCCATGAACTTTCGAACCGATACAGAAGACTTGGAAGCTGCAATTGAAAGTTATGTAAACGGACTTTCAGAAGCAGAGGTTTTTCACCTCACTAAAAACATGGATGCGGAGGACCTTAGAGATATCCTGGCTCAATCCATCCTGGATAAAGTAGAAAAAGAGACAGAATAACAAAAAAAGCACATCCCTCTTTCGGATGTACTTTTAATGAACGATATAGGGCTGTCTGGATGATGGCCTGCATAATTTAGCATTCCACCATCATCCCGCCTTTAAAAAATGCCTATTTCACGAAAGTATTCTGCTCAAGCTTATCAACTAAACAGAAAAAATCTGCAAGCTCCTTCTCATCAAAACAAGAAAAAAGTTCAGACGCCAGTTCATTGTGCGTGCCTTTTGCTTTCATCAAAAGCCGTTCCCCCTCAGCCGTAAGGGTTATGCGGATTTGTCTTCGATCGGATTCCAGATGGATTCTGTTCAGCCAGCCTCTTTTATGGAGCTGATTCGTTCCCATCGTGACAGCACTTGGCTTCACTTTTAATTTTTCTGCAAGCTGAGTTGTTCCCATTTCTCCATCTTTTCCAATCAGCCATAAGATTTGCAGCTGGAATGGAGTAATCCCAAGCGGCTCAAGATTCTCCTTTACCAGCAATGAAACCTTTCTTTTGAATAAAATGGTCTTCTCCTGAACCCGCTCCAGCCATTCCATTTCTTTCGGATTCAACATGGCCCCACCTCTTTCCTAAAGGGCAGCTGCAGAATTTACTGCCGTTTCCCTTTATTCAATGTTTGCAAGGCTTTTCGATACGCATCATCAT
The Metabacillus sp. FJAT-52054 genome window above contains:
- a CDS encoding MarR family transcriptional regulator — encoded protein: MLNPKEMEWLERVQEKTILFKRKVSLLVKENLEPLGITPFQLQILWLIGKDGEMGTTQLAEKLKVKPSAVTMGTNQLHKRGWLNRIHLESDRRQIRITLTAEGERLLMKAKGTHNELASELFSCFDEKELADFFCLVDKLEQNTFVK